In a genomic window of Thermoanaerobaculia bacterium:
- a CDS encoding (2Fe-2S)-binding protein has product MARIEITVNGDRRVFDGNPDTPLLWVLRDHFGLTGTKFGCGMGICGACTVHDGKAAVRSCQVAASDARGKSYTTIEGLGKRNLHPCQRAWLEEDVAQCGWCQPGMIMAASALLAGKPNPSDAEIDAAMSSLICRCGTYNRMRRAIHRAAALSREAE; this is encoded by the coding sequence ATGGCCAGAATCGAAATCACCGTCAACGGCGATCGGCGCGTCTTCGACGGAAATCCGGATACGCCGCTCCTCTGGGTATTGCGGGACCACTTCGGGCTGACAGGCACGAAATTCGGCTGCGGCATGGGAATCTGCGGGGCATGCACCGTTCATGACGGAAAGGCCGCCGTCCGCTCCTGCCAGGTCGCCGCCTCGGACGCCCGCGGAAAGTCCTACACGACGATCGAAGGTCTCGGGAAACGGAACCTCCATCCCTGCCAGCGCGCGTGGCTCGAAGAGGACGTCGCGCAGTGCGGCTGGTGCCAGCCGGGAATGATCATGGCGGCGAGCGCCCTGCTCGCCGGAAAGCCGAACCCCTCCGACGCCGAGATCGACGCCGCCATGTCGTCACTCATCTGTCGTTGCGGCACCTACAACCGCATGCGCCGGGCGATCCATCGCGCGGCTGCGCTCTCCCGGGAGGCCGAATGA